The Trinickia caryophylli genomic sequence GAGCGACGAGGCCAGCCCGAACGCGGCCTCCGTCATACCGAGGCTGTGCACCATCTGCAGCTTCGCGAAGCCGACGTTCTGCCGGTCGATGAACGAGATCAGGAACATGACGACGAGAATCGGCATGAGGCGCCGCGCCATCTTCGCCATGACGTGCCGCTCCTCGACGGACGGCATATGGGGGGTATCGCTGAGAGTCACTGCCTGCTCCTCCTGCATCTCGATTGGAATGGATTCGAACGCCGCGCGGCCGGCACGCGAATGCCGCACTGCCCGGCCCTGGCCGTTCGCTCACGCGCGATAGCGCGCAAGCTGCGGCACGAACATTTCCTCCCAGCGGCGCGGCTTCGCCTTGATGGTGCCCGCTGCGAAGAGAAAATCGACGTACTGCATCAATTGATCGGGCACGACGGAAAAACCCGTCTCCGGATTCGACAGCATCTGGACGACCGCATCCACCGAGACCCGTACGCCCGACGCCGATACGTAAAGCCTGGCGGCAGCGTGCCGCTCGGCGGCGATGAAGCGCTGCGCTTCGTCGAGCGCGTCGAGAAAGACGTCGACGAGCACGGGTTCGCCGTCGACGAGCTTCTTCGGCGCGAACACCACGTCGAGCGTGAGCGCGCCGAGCACGTCCCGCGAACTCGACACGCGGTGAATGCCGGGGGCGCGCAGCTCGAGCCATGAAAACGGCGGCGACGTGAAATGCGCGCTCACGCCCTTGTCGCGGCCGATCAATGCCCGCATCGCTTCGGGATGCGGCAGATTGACCGTGATCGCATCGAGCCGTGCGAATTGCTTCGGGCCGAGCAGTTTCGCCACCACCATCTGCAGCACGACCGCCGACAGCGACGTGCGTATTCCGGGCACGGCGATCCGGTCCGCCGGCGAAAAATCGGCGATCGTCCGGATCGACGCGCGATTGACGTTGAGCGAGAGCGAGGTCGTGCTAAGGCCGCTCACACCGATCACCTCGACGTTCGGTATGCCGCGCGCACGCGCCCATAGTTCGATGAATCCCGGCGCACCGACTCCTGCGAAGTCGAGCGTGCCGGCCATCATGGCGTCGTTGACCGCATTACCGCCGTCGAGCAGCACCCAGCTCGCCGAGGCACTCAGGCCGCGCCGAGCCGCATGCTTATCGAAAAGCCGCTGCTGTTCCATGACGAGCAGCGGCAGATAGAGAATGCCGTAGCCTTTCGAGATCCGGACTTCGCGCACGCGCGGCAGTGCGACGGCCGGTGCCAACGCGCCGGCCACCACCGCCATCGTCAGCGCGCGGCGGGTCCTGTCAGGCATCATCGGTCTCCTCTCGTT encodes the following:
- a CDS encoding ABC transporter substrate-binding protein, with product MPDRTRRALTMAVVAGALAPAVALPRVREVRISKGYGILYLPLLVMEQQRLFDKHAARRGLSASASWVLLDGGNAVNDAMMAGTLDFAGVGAPGFIELWARARGIPNVEVIGVSGLSTTSLSLNVNRASIRTIADFSPADRIAVPGIRTSLSAVVLQMVVAKLLGPKQFARLDAITVNLPHPEAMRALIGRDKGVSAHFTSPPFSWLELRAPGIHRVSSSRDVLGALTLDVVFAPKKLVDGEPVLVDVFLDALDEAQRFIAAERHAAARLYVSASGVRVSVDAVVQMLSNPETGFSVVPDQLMQYVDFLFAAGTIKAKPRRWEEMFVPQLARYRA